From one Diprion similis isolate iyDipSimi1 chromosome 7, iyDipSimi1.1, whole genome shotgun sequence genomic stretch:
- the LOC124408377 gene encoding V-type proton ATPase 116 kDa subunit a1-like isoform X2 — translation MGSLFRSEEMTLCQLFLQSEAAYACVSELGELGLVQFRDLNPDVNAFQRKFVNEVRRCDEMERKLRYLEKEIKKDGIPMLDTGENPEAPQPREMIDLEATFEKLENELREVNQNAEALKRNFLELTELKHILRKTQVFFEEQEHAGLNPTESMTRALISDDNIARQSTLGPVQLGFVAGVILRERIPAFERMLWRACRGNVFLRQAEIESPLEDPSSSDQVFKSVFIIFFQGDQLKTRVKKICEGFRATLYPCPEAPADRRQMAMGVTTRIEDLNTVLGQTQDHRHRVLVAAAKNIKNWFVKVRKIKAIYHTLNLFNLDVTQKCLIAECWVPVLDIETIQLALRRGTERSGSSVPPILNRMQTFEDPPTYNRTNKFTKGFQALIDAYGVASYREMNPAPYTIITFPFLFAVMFGDSGHGLLMFLFAGWMVLKEKPLAAQKSDNEIWNIFFAGRYIVFLMGLFSIYTGLIYNDVFSKSLNIFGSYWSSNYNISTLQDSSVLQLNPNSSDYNQTPYPFGMDPIWQLAENKIIFFNSYKMKISIIIGIIHMLFGVSVGLWNYLYFKKIENIFALFIPQVVFLVFLFLYMVILMFIKWVKYGPASDIRYSSYCAPSVLITFINMILFKDTPTVQGCDDWMYAGQGILQKLLVIIALLCVPWMLIVKPVLIMRSNKRQHYQLNNHGTENGDVEGAPGAAAANAPAVQGGHGEEEEDMSEVWIHQGIHTIEYVLGSVSHTASYLRLWALSLAHAQLSEVLWDMVLRRGLAQEGYVGGIILWAAFAVWAVLTVGILVLMEGLSAFLHTLRLHWVEFQSKFYSGLGYSFTPFSFEIILDTAQATTED, via the exons TTAAATCCAGACGTCAATGCGTTCCAACGAAAATTTGTCAACGAGGTACGAAGATGCGATGAAATGGAAAGGAAATTGCGGTATTTGgaaaaggaaattaaaaagGATGGAATCCCAATGCTTGATACCGGTGAGAATCCGGAGGCACCGCAGCCCAGAGAGATGATAGATCTTGAAGCTACTTttgaaaagcttgaaaacGAGCTGCGTGAAGTAAACCAAAACGCCGAAGCTCTCAAGCGTAATTTCCTAGAGCTGACAGAATTGAAGCACATACTGAGAAAGACTCAGGTTTTCTTCGAAGAG CAAGAGCACGCTGGCTTGAATCCCACCGAGTCCATGACACGTGCACTGATTAGTGACGATAATATCGCCCGCCAGTCTACCCTCGGTCCTGTACAGCTGGG TTTCGTCGCTGGAGTTATTCTCAGAGAACGCATACCTGCGTTTGAACGCATGTTGTGGCGTGCTTGTCGTGGAAATGTTTTCCTACGTCAGGCTGAAATTGAGAGCCCGCTTGAAGATCCATCCTCA AGTGACCAAGTGTTCAAGTCGGTTTTCATCATATTCTTCCAAGGTGACCAGCTGAAAACTCGTGTCAAGAAAATATGCGAAGGTTTCCGTGCCACTCTTTATCCTTGTCCTGAGGCGCCAGCTGACCGCCGTCAAATGGCAATGGGTGTTACTACACGTATTGAAGATTTAAACACG gTTCTCGGCCAAACGCAAGATCATCGACACCGAGTCTTGGTAGCTGCTGCTAAGAATATAAAGAATTGGTTTGTAAAAGTGCGAAAGATCAAAGCCATCTACCACACTCTCAACTTGTTCAATTTGGATGTTACCCAGAAGTGTTTAATAGCCGAATGCTGGGTTCCGGTATTGGATATCGAGACTATTCAACTAGCTTTGCGTCGTGGAACT GAACGCAGCGGAAGTTCCGTACCTCCGATTTTGAATCGTATGCAGACGTTTGAGGACCCGCCGACATACAATCGAACAAACAAATTCACAAAGGGCTTCCAAGCATTGATCGATGCATATGGTGTTGCCTCGTACAGAGAAATGAATCCTGCCCCTTACACTATAATCACTTTCCCATTCTTATTTGCTGTCATGTTTGGTGACTCTGGCCACGGACTTCTTATGTTTCTATTTGCCGGTTGGATGGTGCTGAAGGAAAAGCCTCTCGCTGCTCAAAAATCTGACAACGAAATCTGGAATATATTCTTTGCTGGTCGTTACATTGTCTTCCTTATGGGCTTGTTTTCTATCTACACAGGTCTAATTTACAATGATGTTTTCTCGAAATCTTTGAACATATTCGGATCATATTGGTCCTCCAATTACAATATCAGTACACTTCAAGATAGCTCGGTGTTGCAATTAAATCCGAACAGTTCAGATTACAACCAAACTCCTTATCCATTTGGGATGGATCCAATCTGGCAGTTggctgaaaacaaaattatatttttcaactcctaCAAAATGAAGATCTCTATAATCATCGGTATCATTCATATGTTATTCGGCGTTTCTGTTGGCCTGTGGAATTACCTttacttcaaaaaaattgaaaacatctTTGCCCTCTTTATACCCCAAGTAGTTTTCCTGGTTTTCCTTTTCCTGTACATGGTCATCCTTATGTTCATCAAGTGGGTAAAATACGGACCTGCGTCTG ATATCAGATACTCGTCGTATTGCGCTCCCTCGGTACTCATCACTTTCATTAACATGATTCTCTTCAAAGATACTCCAACAGTGCAAGGCTGCGACGATTGGATGTATGCCGGACAAGGCATTCTGCAAAAACTTTTAGTCATTATTGCGCTACTCTGCGTTCCCTGGATGCTGATAGTTAAACCAGTTCTGATCATGCGCAGCAACAAGAGGCAACACTATCAG TTGAACAATCATGGGACTGAAAACGGAGATGTAGAAGGGGCGCCTGGGGCTGCAGCGGCAAATGCTCCCGCCGTCCAGGGTGGACACggtgaagaggaagaagacaTGTCCGAGGTATGGATTCATCAGGGAATCCACACCATTGAATACGTCCTTGGTAGCGTGTCGCACACTGCTTCCTACCTTCGACTTTGGGCTTTGTCACTTGCTCATGCAC AACTGTCTGAGGTACTTTGGGACATGGTGTTGCGAAGGGGATTAGCACAAGAAGGTTACGTAGGCGGTATAATATTGTGGGCCGCATTCGCCGTTTGGGCAGTTCTGACTGTCGGCATCCTAGTTTTGATGGAAGGGTTATCTGCTTTCCTCCACACGTTGCGTCTTCACTG GGTGGAGTTCCAGAGCAAATTCTACAGTGGACTTGGATACAGTTTCACACCGTTCtcgtttgaaataatattagaCACTGCACAAGCAACAACAGAAGATTAG
- the LOC124408377 gene encoding V-type proton ATPase 116 kDa subunit a1-like isoform X1, producing MGSLFRSEEMTLCQLFLQSEAAYACVSELGELGLVQFRDLNPDVNAFQRKFVNEVRRCDEMERKLRYLEKEIKKDGIPMLDTGENPEAPQPREMIDLEATFEKLENELREVNQNAEALKRNFLELTELKHILRKTQVFFEEAEHGGVVSQMADPSREEEQVTLLGEEGLRAGGQALKLGFVAGVILRERIPAFERMLWRACRGNVFLRQAEIESPLEDPSSSDQVFKSVFIIFFQGDQLKTRVKKICEGFRATLYPCPEAPADRRQMAMGVTTRIEDLNTVLGQTQDHRHRVLVAAAKNIKNWFVKVRKIKAIYHTLNLFNLDVTQKCLIAECWVPVLDIETIQLALRRGTERSGSSVPPILNRMQTFEDPPTYNRTNKFTKGFQALIDAYGVASYREMNPAPYTIITFPFLFAVMFGDSGHGLLMFLFAGWMVLKEKPLAAQKSDNEIWNIFFAGRYIVFLMGLFSIYTGLIYNDVFSKSLNIFGSYWSSNYNISTLQDSSVLQLNPNSSDYNQTPYPFGMDPIWQLAENKIIFFNSYKMKISIIIGIIHMLFGVSVGLWNYLYFKKIENIFALFIPQVVFLVFLFLYMVILMFIKWVKYGPASDIRYSSYCAPSVLITFINMILFKDTPTVQGCDDWMYAGQGILQKLLVIIALLCVPWMLIVKPVLIMRSNKRQHYQLNNHGTENGDVEGAPGAAAANAPAVQGGHGEEEEDMSEVWIHQGIHTIEYVLGSVSHTASYLRLWALSLAHAQLSEVLWDMVLRRGLAQEGYVGGIILWAAFAVWAVLTVGILVLMEGLSAFLHTLRLHWVEFQSKFYSGLGYSFTPFSFEIILDTAQATTED from the exons TTAAATCCAGACGTCAATGCGTTCCAACGAAAATTTGTCAACGAGGTACGAAGATGCGATGAAATGGAAAGGAAATTGCGGTATTTGgaaaaggaaattaaaaagGATGGAATCCCAATGCTTGATACCGGTGAGAATCCGGAGGCACCGCAGCCCAGAGAGATGATAGATCTTGAAGCTACTTttgaaaagcttgaaaacGAGCTGCGTGAAGTAAACCAAAACGCCGAAGCTCTCAAGCGTAATTTCCTAGAGCTGACAGAATTGAAGCACATACTGAGAAAGACTCAGGTTTTCTTCGAAGAG GCTGAGCACGGAGGTGTCGTGTCGCAGATGGCAGACCCGAGCCGCGAGGAAGAGCAAGTCACCCTGCTGGGCGAAGAGGGCCTCCGCGCTGGCGGCCAGGCTCTCAAGCTCGG TTTCGTCGCTGGAGTTATTCTCAGAGAACGCATACCTGCGTTTGAACGCATGTTGTGGCGTGCTTGTCGTGGAAATGTTTTCCTACGTCAGGCTGAAATTGAGAGCCCGCTTGAAGATCCATCCTCA AGTGACCAAGTGTTCAAGTCGGTTTTCATCATATTCTTCCAAGGTGACCAGCTGAAAACTCGTGTCAAGAAAATATGCGAAGGTTTCCGTGCCACTCTTTATCCTTGTCCTGAGGCGCCAGCTGACCGCCGTCAAATGGCAATGGGTGTTACTACACGTATTGAAGATTTAAACACG gTTCTCGGCCAAACGCAAGATCATCGACACCGAGTCTTGGTAGCTGCTGCTAAGAATATAAAGAATTGGTTTGTAAAAGTGCGAAAGATCAAAGCCATCTACCACACTCTCAACTTGTTCAATTTGGATGTTACCCAGAAGTGTTTAATAGCCGAATGCTGGGTTCCGGTATTGGATATCGAGACTATTCAACTAGCTTTGCGTCGTGGAACT GAACGCAGCGGAAGTTCCGTACCTCCGATTTTGAATCGTATGCAGACGTTTGAGGACCCGCCGACATACAATCGAACAAACAAATTCACAAAGGGCTTCCAAGCATTGATCGATGCATATGGTGTTGCCTCGTACAGAGAAATGAATCCTGCCCCTTACACTATAATCACTTTCCCATTCTTATTTGCTGTCATGTTTGGTGACTCTGGCCACGGACTTCTTATGTTTCTATTTGCCGGTTGGATGGTGCTGAAGGAAAAGCCTCTCGCTGCTCAAAAATCTGACAACGAAATCTGGAATATATTCTTTGCTGGTCGTTACATTGTCTTCCTTATGGGCTTGTTTTCTATCTACACAGGTCTAATTTACAATGATGTTTTCTCGAAATCTTTGAACATATTCGGATCATATTGGTCCTCCAATTACAATATCAGTACACTTCAAGATAGCTCGGTGTTGCAATTAAATCCGAACAGTTCAGATTACAACCAAACTCCTTATCCATTTGGGATGGATCCAATCTGGCAGTTggctgaaaacaaaattatatttttcaactcctaCAAAATGAAGATCTCTATAATCATCGGTATCATTCATATGTTATTCGGCGTTTCTGTTGGCCTGTGGAATTACCTttacttcaaaaaaattgaaaacatctTTGCCCTCTTTATACCCCAAGTAGTTTTCCTGGTTTTCCTTTTCCTGTACATGGTCATCCTTATGTTCATCAAGTGGGTAAAATACGGACCTGCGTCTG ATATCAGATACTCGTCGTATTGCGCTCCCTCGGTACTCATCACTTTCATTAACATGATTCTCTTCAAAGATACTCCAACAGTGCAAGGCTGCGACGATTGGATGTATGCCGGACAAGGCATTCTGCAAAAACTTTTAGTCATTATTGCGCTACTCTGCGTTCCCTGGATGCTGATAGTTAAACCAGTTCTGATCATGCGCAGCAACAAGAGGCAACACTATCAG TTGAACAATCATGGGACTGAAAACGGAGATGTAGAAGGGGCGCCTGGGGCTGCAGCGGCAAATGCTCCCGCCGTCCAGGGTGGACACggtgaagaggaagaagacaTGTCCGAGGTATGGATTCATCAGGGAATCCACACCATTGAATACGTCCTTGGTAGCGTGTCGCACACTGCTTCCTACCTTCGACTTTGGGCTTTGTCACTTGCTCATGCAC AACTGTCTGAGGTACTTTGGGACATGGTGTTGCGAAGGGGATTAGCACAAGAAGGTTACGTAGGCGGTATAATATTGTGGGCCGCATTCGCCGTTTGGGCAGTTCTGACTGTCGGCATCCTAGTTTTGATGGAAGGGTTATCTGCTTTCCTCCACACGTTGCGTCTTCACTG GGTGGAGTTCCAGAGCAAATTCTACAGTGGACTTGGATACAGTTTCACACCGTTCtcgtttgaaataatattagaCACTGCACAAGCAACAACAGAAGATTAG
- the LOC124408377 gene encoding V-type proton ATPase 116 kDa subunit a1-like isoform X3, translated as MGSLFRSEEMTLCQLFLQSEAAYACVSELGELGLVQFRDLNPDVNAFQRKFVNEVRRCDEMERKLRYLEKEIKKDGIPMLDTGENPEAPQPREMIDLEATFEKLENELREVNQNAEALKRNFLELTELKHILRKTQVFFEEMADPSREEEQVTLLGEEGLRAGGQALKLGFVAGVILRERIPAFERMLWRACRGNVFLRQAEIESPLEDPSSSDQVFKSVFIIFFQGDQLKTRVKKICEGFRATLYPCPEAPADRRQMAMGVTTRIEDLNTVLGQTQDHRHRVLVAAAKNIKNWFVKVRKIKAIYHTLNLFNLDVTQKCLIAECWVPVLDIETIQLALRRGTERSGSSVPPILNRMQTFEDPPTYNRTNKFTKGFQALIDAYGVASYREMNPAPYTIITFPFLFAVMFGDSGHGLLMFLFAGWMVLKEKPLAAQKSDNEIWNIFFAGRYIVFLMGLFSIYTGLIYNDVFSKSLNIFGSYWSSNYNISTLQDSSVLQLNPNSSDYNQTPYPFGMDPIWQLAENKIIFFNSYKMKISIIIGIIHMLFGVSVGLWNYLYFKKIENIFALFIPQVVFLVFLFLYMVILMFIKWVKYGPASDIRYSSYCAPSVLITFINMILFKDTPTVQGCDDWMYAGQGILQKLLVIIALLCVPWMLIVKPVLIMRSNKRQHYQLNNHGTENGDVEGAPGAAAANAPAVQGGHGEEEEDMSEVWIHQGIHTIEYVLGSVSHTASYLRLWALSLAHAQLSEVLWDMVLRRGLAQEGYVGGIILWAAFAVWAVLTVGILVLMEGLSAFLHTLRLHWVEFQSKFYSGLGYSFTPFSFEIILDTAQATTED; from the exons TTAAATCCAGACGTCAATGCGTTCCAACGAAAATTTGTCAACGAGGTACGAAGATGCGATGAAATGGAAAGGAAATTGCGGTATTTGgaaaaggaaattaaaaagGATGGAATCCCAATGCTTGATACCGGTGAGAATCCGGAGGCACCGCAGCCCAGAGAGATGATAGATCTTGAAGCTACTTttgaaaagcttgaaaacGAGCTGCGTGAAGTAAACCAAAACGCCGAAGCTCTCAAGCGTAATTTCCTAGAGCTGACAGAATTGAAGCACATACTGAGAAAGACTCAGGTTTTCTTCGAAGAG ATGGCAGACCCGAGCCGCGAGGAAGAGCAAGTCACCCTGCTGGGCGAAGAGGGCCTCCGCGCTGGCGGCCAGGCTCTCAAGCTCGG TTTCGTCGCTGGAGTTATTCTCAGAGAACGCATACCTGCGTTTGAACGCATGTTGTGGCGTGCTTGTCGTGGAAATGTTTTCCTACGTCAGGCTGAAATTGAGAGCCCGCTTGAAGATCCATCCTCA AGTGACCAAGTGTTCAAGTCGGTTTTCATCATATTCTTCCAAGGTGACCAGCTGAAAACTCGTGTCAAGAAAATATGCGAAGGTTTCCGTGCCACTCTTTATCCTTGTCCTGAGGCGCCAGCTGACCGCCGTCAAATGGCAATGGGTGTTACTACACGTATTGAAGATTTAAACACG gTTCTCGGCCAAACGCAAGATCATCGACACCGAGTCTTGGTAGCTGCTGCTAAGAATATAAAGAATTGGTTTGTAAAAGTGCGAAAGATCAAAGCCATCTACCACACTCTCAACTTGTTCAATTTGGATGTTACCCAGAAGTGTTTAATAGCCGAATGCTGGGTTCCGGTATTGGATATCGAGACTATTCAACTAGCTTTGCGTCGTGGAACT GAACGCAGCGGAAGTTCCGTACCTCCGATTTTGAATCGTATGCAGACGTTTGAGGACCCGCCGACATACAATCGAACAAACAAATTCACAAAGGGCTTCCAAGCATTGATCGATGCATATGGTGTTGCCTCGTACAGAGAAATGAATCCTGCCCCTTACACTATAATCACTTTCCCATTCTTATTTGCTGTCATGTTTGGTGACTCTGGCCACGGACTTCTTATGTTTCTATTTGCCGGTTGGATGGTGCTGAAGGAAAAGCCTCTCGCTGCTCAAAAATCTGACAACGAAATCTGGAATATATTCTTTGCTGGTCGTTACATTGTCTTCCTTATGGGCTTGTTTTCTATCTACACAGGTCTAATTTACAATGATGTTTTCTCGAAATCTTTGAACATATTCGGATCATATTGGTCCTCCAATTACAATATCAGTACACTTCAAGATAGCTCGGTGTTGCAATTAAATCCGAACAGTTCAGATTACAACCAAACTCCTTATCCATTTGGGATGGATCCAATCTGGCAGTTggctgaaaacaaaattatatttttcaactcctaCAAAATGAAGATCTCTATAATCATCGGTATCATTCATATGTTATTCGGCGTTTCTGTTGGCCTGTGGAATTACCTttacttcaaaaaaattgaaaacatctTTGCCCTCTTTATACCCCAAGTAGTTTTCCTGGTTTTCCTTTTCCTGTACATGGTCATCCTTATGTTCATCAAGTGGGTAAAATACGGACCTGCGTCTG ATATCAGATACTCGTCGTATTGCGCTCCCTCGGTACTCATCACTTTCATTAACATGATTCTCTTCAAAGATACTCCAACAGTGCAAGGCTGCGACGATTGGATGTATGCCGGACAAGGCATTCTGCAAAAACTTTTAGTCATTATTGCGCTACTCTGCGTTCCCTGGATGCTGATAGTTAAACCAGTTCTGATCATGCGCAGCAACAAGAGGCAACACTATCAG TTGAACAATCATGGGACTGAAAACGGAGATGTAGAAGGGGCGCCTGGGGCTGCAGCGGCAAATGCTCCCGCCGTCCAGGGTGGACACggtgaagaggaagaagacaTGTCCGAGGTATGGATTCATCAGGGAATCCACACCATTGAATACGTCCTTGGTAGCGTGTCGCACACTGCTTCCTACCTTCGACTTTGGGCTTTGTCACTTGCTCATGCAC AACTGTCTGAGGTACTTTGGGACATGGTGTTGCGAAGGGGATTAGCACAAGAAGGTTACGTAGGCGGTATAATATTGTGGGCCGCATTCGCCGTTTGGGCAGTTCTGACTGTCGGCATCCTAGTTTTGATGGAAGGGTTATCTGCTTTCCTCCACACGTTGCGTCTTCACTG GGTGGAGTTCCAGAGCAAATTCTACAGTGGACTTGGATACAGTTTCACACCGTTCtcgtttgaaataatattagaCACTGCACAAGCAACAACAGAAGATTAG
- the LOC124408377 gene encoding V-type proton ATPase 116 kDa subunit a1-like isoform X4, translating to MGSLFRSEEMTLCQLFLQSEAAYACVSELGELGLVQFRDLNPDVNAFQRKFVNEVRRCDEMERKLRYLEKEIKKDGIPMLDTGENPEAPQPREMIDLEATFEKLENELREVNQNAEALKRNFLELTELKHILRKTQVFFEEHLCIAADTIGAHYRNPLSFVAGVILRERIPAFERMLWRACRGNVFLRQAEIESPLEDPSSSDQVFKSVFIIFFQGDQLKTRVKKICEGFRATLYPCPEAPADRRQMAMGVTTRIEDLNTVLGQTQDHRHRVLVAAAKNIKNWFVKVRKIKAIYHTLNLFNLDVTQKCLIAECWVPVLDIETIQLALRRGTERSGSSVPPILNRMQTFEDPPTYNRTNKFTKGFQALIDAYGVASYREMNPAPYTIITFPFLFAVMFGDSGHGLLMFLFAGWMVLKEKPLAAQKSDNEIWNIFFAGRYIVFLMGLFSIYTGLIYNDVFSKSLNIFGSYWSSNYNISTLQDSSVLQLNPNSSDYNQTPYPFGMDPIWQLAENKIIFFNSYKMKISIIIGIIHMLFGVSVGLWNYLYFKKIENIFALFIPQVVFLVFLFLYMVILMFIKWVKYGPASDIRYSSYCAPSVLITFINMILFKDTPTVQGCDDWMYAGQGILQKLLVIIALLCVPWMLIVKPVLIMRSNKRQHYQLNNHGTENGDVEGAPGAAAANAPAVQGGHGEEEEDMSEVWIHQGIHTIEYVLGSVSHTASYLRLWALSLAHAQLSEVLWDMVLRRGLAQEGYVGGIILWAAFAVWAVLTVGILVLMEGLSAFLHTLRLHWVEFQSKFYSGLGYSFTPFSFEIILDTAQATTED from the exons TTAAATCCAGACGTCAATGCGTTCCAACGAAAATTTGTCAACGAGGTACGAAGATGCGATGAAATGGAAAGGAAATTGCGGTATTTGgaaaaggaaattaaaaagGATGGAATCCCAATGCTTGATACCGGTGAGAATCCGGAGGCACCGCAGCCCAGAGAGATGATAGATCTTGAAGCTACTTttgaaaagcttgaaaacGAGCTGCGTGAAGTAAACCAAAACGCCGAAGCTCTCAAGCGTAATTTCCTAGAGCTGACAGAATTGAAGCACATACTGAGAAAGACTCAGGTTTTCTTCGAAGAG CACCTGTGTATTGCAGCAGACACCATAGGAGCGCACTATAGGAACCCGCTCAG TTTCGTCGCTGGAGTTATTCTCAGAGAACGCATACCTGCGTTTGAACGCATGTTGTGGCGTGCTTGTCGTGGAAATGTTTTCCTACGTCAGGCTGAAATTGAGAGCCCGCTTGAAGATCCATCCTCA AGTGACCAAGTGTTCAAGTCGGTTTTCATCATATTCTTCCAAGGTGACCAGCTGAAAACTCGTGTCAAGAAAATATGCGAAGGTTTCCGTGCCACTCTTTATCCTTGTCCTGAGGCGCCAGCTGACCGCCGTCAAATGGCAATGGGTGTTACTACACGTATTGAAGATTTAAACACG gTTCTCGGCCAAACGCAAGATCATCGACACCGAGTCTTGGTAGCTGCTGCTAAGAATATAAAGAATTGGTTTGTAAAAGTGCGAAAGATCAAAGCCATCTACCACACTCTCAACTTGTTCAATTTGGATGTTACCCAGAAGTGTTTAATAGCCGAATGCTGGGTTCCGGTATTGGATATCGAGACTATTCAACTAGCTTTGCGTCGTGGAACT GAACGCAGCGGAAGTTCCGTACCTCCGATTTTGAATCGTATGCAGACGTTTGAGGACCCGCCGACATACAATCGAACAAACAAATTCACAAAGGGCTTCCAAGCATTGATCGATGCATATGGTGTTGCCTCGTACAGAGAAATGAATCCTGCCCCTTACACTATAATCACTTTCCCATTCTTATTTGCTGTCATGTTTGGTGACTCTGGCCACGGACTTCTTATGTTTCTATTTGCCGGTTGGATGGTGCTGAAGGAAAAGCCTCTCGCTGCTCAAAAATCTGACAACGAAATCTGGAATATATTCTTTGCTGGTCGTTACATTGTCTTCCTTATGGGCTTGTTTTCTATCTACACAGGTCTAATTTACAATGATGTTTTCTCGAAATCTTTGAACATATTCGGATCATATTGGTCCTCCAATTACAATATCAGTACACTTCAAGATAGCTCGGTGTTGCAATTAAATCCGAACAGTTCAGATTACAACCAAACTCCTTATCCATTTGGGATGGATCCAATCTGGCAGTTggctgaaaacaaaattatatttttcaactcctaCAAAATGAAGATCTCTATAATCATCGGTATCATTCATATGTTATTCGGCGTTTCTGTTGGCCTGTGGAATTACCTttacttcaaaaaaattgaaaacatctTTGCCCTCTTTATACCCCAAGTAGTTTTCCTGGTTTTCCTTTTCCTGTACATGGTCATCCTTATGTTCATCAAGTGGGTAAAATACGGACCTGCGTCTG ATATCAGATACTCGTCGTATTGCGCTCCCTCGGTACTCATCACTTTCATTAACATGATTCTCTTCAAAGATACTCCAACAGTGCAAGGCTGCGACGATTGGATGTATGCCGGACAAGGCATTCTGCAAAAACTTTTAGTCATTATTGCGCTACTCTGCGTTCCCTGGATGCTGATAGTTAAACCAGTTCTGATCATGCGCAGCAACAAGAGGCAACACTATCAG TTGAACAATCATGGGACTGAAAACGGAGATGTAGAAGGGGCGCCTGGGGCTGCAGCGGCAAATGCTCCCGCCGTCCAGGGTGGACACggtgaagaggaagaagacaTGTCCGAGGTATGGATTCATCAGGGAATCCACACCATTGAATACGTCCTTGGTAGCGTGTCGCACACTGCTTCCTACCTTCGACTTTGGGCTTTGTCACTTGCTCATGCAC AACTGTCTGAGGTACTTTGGGACATGGTGTTGCGAAGGGGATTAGCACAAGAAGGTTACGTAGGCGGTATAATATTGTGGGCCGCATTCGCCGTTTGGGCAGTTCTGACTGTCGGCATCCTAGTTTTGATGGAAGGGTTATCTGCTTTCCTCCACACGTTGCGTCTTCACTG GGTGGAGTTCCAGAGCAAATTCTACAGTGGACTTGGATACAGTTTCACACCGTTCtcgtttgaaataatattagaCACTGCACAAGCAACAACAGAAGATTAG